A DNA window from Actinomadura coerulea contains the following coding sequences:
- the deoC gene encoding deoxyribose-phosphate aldolase: protein METLNSAAELRAFLHGLPGVDQVGAEERAARLATRSVKTSAKAAAIDLAISMVDLTTLEGADTAGKVRALCAKAAHPDPADASVPTVAAVCVYPDMVETAVRALAGTGIGVASVATAFPSGRAPMEAKLADTRAAVAAGAAEIDMVIDRGAFLAGDYAKVHDEIVAVKGACGSAHLKVILETGELATYDNVRRASWLAMRAGADFIKTSTGKVSPAATLPVTLVMLEAVRDYRAATGRQVGVKPAGGIRTTKDAIKYLVLVNETAGPDWLAPEWFRLGASSVLNDLLMQRRKLATGVYSGPDYFTQD from the coding sequence ATGGAGACTCTGAACAGCGCCGCCGAGCTGCGCGCCTTCCTGCACGGCCTCCCCGGGGTGGACCAGGTGGGCGCCGAGGAGCGGGCGGCGCGGCTCGCCACCCGGTCGGTCAAGACGTCGGCGAAGGCCGCGGCGATCGACCTGGCGATCTCGATGGTGGACCTGACCACGCTGGAGGGCGCCGACACGGCGGGGAAGGTGCGGGCCCTGTGCGCCAAGGCCGCGCACCCCGACCCGGCGGACGCCTCGGTCCCGACGGTGGCGGCGGTCTGCGTCTACCCCGACATGGTCGAGACCGCGGTGCGGGCCCTGGCCGGGACGGGGATCGGCGTCGCGAGCGTGGCGACGGCCTTCCCGTCCGGGCGGGCGCCGATGGAGGCCAAGCTGGCCGACACCCGGGCGGCGGTGGCGGCGGGCGCGGCCGAGATCGACATGGTGATCGACCGGGGCGCGTTCCTGGCCGGCGACTACGCCAAGGTGCACGACGAGATCGTCGCGGTCAAGGGCGCCTGCGGGTCCGCGCACCTGAAGGTGATCCTGGAGACCGGCGAACTGGCCACCTACGACAACGTGCGGCGCGCCTCGTGGCTGGCGATGCGCGCCGGGGCCGACTTCATCAAGACCTCGACCGGCAAGGTGTCGCCCGCGGCGACGCTGCCGGTGACGCTGGTCATGCTGGAGGCCGTCCGCGACTACCGGGCCGCCACGGGGCGGCAGGTCGGGGTCAAGCCCGCGGGCGGCATCCGCACCACCAAGGACGCGATCAAGTACCTGGTGCTGGTGAACGAGACCGCGGGCCCCGACTGGCTGGCGCCCGAGTGGTTCCGGCTCGGGGCCTCCTCGGTGCTGAACGACCTGCTGATGCAGCGACGCAAGCTCGCCACCGGGGTGTACTCCGGTCCCGACTACTTCACGCAGGACTGA
- a CDS encoding aldehyde dehydrogenase family protein, protein MVFEYAPAPESRSVVDIRGSYGLFVNGEFTDGHGEPFKSVNPADETVLADIACADEADVDRAVRAARTAHDKVWGPMPGAERAKYLYRIARIVQERSRELAVLESIDNGKPIRESRDVDVPLAAAWFFYYAGWADKLRHAGFGPDPRPVGVAGQVIPWNFPLLMLAWKIAPALACGNTVVLKPAETTPLTALLFADICRQAELPPGVVNIVTGAGETGAALVAHPGIDKVAFTGSTGVGRQIARTLAGTGRRLTLELGGKAANIVYEDAALDQAVEGVVNGIFFNQGHVCCAGSRLLVQESVAEEVLERLKARMATLRVGDPLDKNTDIGAINSAAQLARIRELSDAGEAEGAERWSPPCELPSQGFWFAPTLFTGVAQSHRIAREEIFGPVLSVLTFRTPEEAVTKANNTPYGLSAGIWTEKGSQILWTAQRLRAGVVWANTFNKFDPASPFGGYKESGFGREGGRHGLEAYLNA, encoded by the coding sequence ATGGTTTTCGAGTACGCGCCGGCACCCGAGTCCCGGTCCGTCGTCGACATCCGCGGCTCCTACGGGCTGTTCGTCAACGGCGAGTTCACCGACGGGCACGGCGAGCCGTTCAAGTCCGTCAACCCGGCCGACGAGACCGTCCTGGCCGACATCGCCTGCGCGGACGAAGCGGACGTCGACCGCGCCGTCCGGGCCGCCCGCACCGCCCACGACAAGGTCTGGGGCCCGATGCCCGGGGCCGAGCGGGCCAAGTACCTGTACCGGATCGCGCGGATCGTCCAGGAGCGGTCGCGGGAGCTGGCCGTGCTGGAGTCGATCGACAACGGCAAGCCGATCCGCGAGTCGCGGGACGTGGACGTGCCGCTGGCGGCGGCGTGGTTCTTCTACTACGCCGGCTGGGCCGACAAGCTGCGCCACGCGGGGTTCGGACCGGACCCGAGGCCCGTCGGGGTGGCGGGGCAGGTCATCCCGTGGAACTTCCCGCTGCTGATGCTGGCCTGGAAGATCGCCCCCGCGCTGGCGTGCGGCAACACCGTCGTGCTCAAGCCGGCGGAGACGACGCCGCTGACGGCGCTGCTGTTCGCCGACATCTGCCGCCAGGCCGAGCTGCCGCCCGGCGTGGTCAACATCGTCACCGGCGCCGGCGAGACCGGCGCGGCCCTCGTCGCGCACCCGGGGATCGACAAGGTCGCCTTCACCGGCTCCACCGGCGTCGGCCGGCAGATCGCCCGCACCCTCGCCGGGACCGGCAGGAGGCTGACGCTGGAGCTCGGCGGCAAGGCCGCCAACATCGTCTACGAGGACGCCGCCCTCGACCAGGCCGTCGAGGGCGTCGTCAACGGGATCTTCTTCAACCAGGGCCACGTGTGCTGCGCCGGGTCGCGGCTGCTGGTCCAGGAGTCGGTCGCCGAGGAGGTCCTGGAGCGGCTGAAGGCGCGGATGGCGACGCTGCGGGTCGGCGACCCCCTCGACAAGAACACCGACATCGGGGCGATCAACTCCGCCGCGCAGCTGGCGCGGATCCGGGAGCTGTCGGACGCCGGCGAGGCCGAGGGCGCCGAGCGCTGGTCGCCGCCCTGCGAGCTGCCGTCCCAGGGGTTCTGGTTCGCGCCCACCCTGTTCACCGGGGTGGCGCAGTCGCACCGGATCGCCCGCGAGGAGATCTTCGGGCCCGTCCTGTCCGTGCTGACGTTCCGCACGCCGGAGGAGGCCGTCACCAAGGCCAACAACACCCCGTACGGGCTGTCGGCGGGCATCTGGACCGAGAAGGGGTCGCAGATCCTGTGGACGGCGCAGCGGCTCCGGGCCGGGGTGGTGTGGGCCAACACGTTCAACAAGTTCGACCCGGCCTCCCCGTTCGGCGGCTACAAGGAATCGGGGTTCGGCCGCGAGGGCGGACGCCACGGACTGGAGGCCTACCTCAATGCCTGA
- a CDS encoding aldehyde dehydrogenase family protein, protein MPDRLSVRKTYKLYIGGAFPRSESGRSYPVTDSKGRFLANASQASRKDARDAVVAARKAFPGWSGRTAYNRGQILYRIAEMLEGRRDQFVDELRQAGASKGAAGTEVDAAVDRWVWYAGWADKLGAVAGAANPVSGPFFNFSTPEPTGVVAVVAPDSPLLGLVSVLAPVIVSGNTAVVVASEPAPLPSVTLAEVLATSDLPGGVVNLLTGRRTEIAPWLAAHMDVNAVDLAGALPEHVRELEDEAAGNLKRVLRPTGDDWAGEPGTARMTAFLETKTVWHPVGV, encoded by the coding sequence ATGCCTGACCGTCTCTCCGTGCGCAAGACCTACAAGCTCTACATCGGGGGCGCGTTCCCCCGGTCCGAATCCGGCAGGTCCTACCCCGTGACCGACTCCAAGGGCCGCTTCCTCGCCAACGCCTCCCAGGCGTCCCGCAAGGACGCCCGCGACGCCGTGGTCGCCGCCCGCAAGGCCTTCCCCGGCTGGTCCGGACGCACCGCCTACAACCGCGGCCAGATCCTGTACCGGATCGCCGAGATGCTCGAAGGCCGCCGCGACCAGTTCGTGGACGAGCTGCGCCAGGCCGGCGCGTCCAAGGGCGCCGCCGGAACGGAGGTGGACGCCGCCGTCGACCGCTGGGTCTGGTACGCGGGCTGGGCCGACAAGCTGGGCGCCGTCGCCGGGGCCGCCAACCCCGTGTCCGGGCCGTTCTTCAACTTCTCCACGCCCGAGCCCACCGGGGTCGTCGCCGTCGTCGCGCCCGACTCGCCGCTGCTCGGCCTGGTGTCCGTCCTGGCCCCGGTCATCGTGTCCGGCAACACCGCCGTGGTGGTCGCCTCCGAACCGGCGCCGCTGCCCTCCGTCACCCTGGCCGAGGTGCTGGCGACCTCCGACCTGCCGGGCGGTGTCGTGAACCTCCTCACCGGCCGCCGCACCGAGATCGCGCCCTGGCTGGCCGCCCACATGGACGTCAACGCCGTCGACCTCGCGGGCGCGCTCCCCGAGCACGTCCGGGAACTGGAGGACGAGGCGGCCGGGAACCTCAAGCGCGTGCTGCGCCCGACGGGCGACGACTGGGCCGGTGAGCCGGGAACGGCACGTATGACCGCGTTTCTGGAGACCAAGACCGTCTGGCATCCGGTGGGCGTCTAA
- a CDS encoding DUF2630 family protein, which produces MDEKDILARIDEYVGEERRLRERYQRDELDREEEHRRLERLEVALDQCWDLLRRRRARLEAGEDPGGAEIRPPDEVEGYLQ; this is translated from the coding sequence ATGGACGAGAAGGACATCCTGGCTCGCATCGACGAGTACGTGGGGGAGGAGCGGCGGCTCCGCGAGCGGTACCAGCGCGACGAGCTCGACCGCGAGGAGGAGCACCGGCGGCTGGAACGGCTGGAGGTCGCGCTCGACCAGTGCTGGGACCTGCTGCGCCGCCGCCGGGCCAGGCTGGAGGCCGGCGAGGACCCCGGCGGCGCGGAGATCCGGCCGCCGGACGAGGTCGAAGGCTACCTGCAATGA
- a CDS encoding LLM class flavin-dependent oxidoreductase, translated as MTAPRPRRPLRFGLSVVPDASAPLLHTAREADRFGLDLLGIRDQPYRRDTADALALMAAVLAGTSRIRVLPAVACLPLRPPAALAKAIATMDRLSGGRAELGLGTGMEPGGVEAYGGPRLDGAASRRALEEAVQLIRLHWSDQNGLRFAGEHYRFAAAQAGPAPAHQIGIWLGVTGPRGLDLAGRVADGWIAPSSLVPPKRLADGQRRIDEAALRAGRGPGEIRRVYVLEGEVDGRESRGFLHGPPRQWIYELTELAVGHGVDSFLYGGDPEQLPVFALEIVPAVREQVTRERAGTAQGPAQGPVQREARPEAPPQAGRPSPHGTGVP; from the coding sequence ATGACGGCGCCCCGCCCGCGGCGCCCGCTGCGGTTCGGCCTGTCCGTCGTCCCGGACGCCTCCGCTCCGCTGCTCCACACCGCCCGGGAGGCGGACCGGTTCGGGCTCGACCTGCTCGGGATCCGCGACCAGCCGTACCGGCGCGACACCGCCGACGCGCTCGCGCTGATGGCGGCCGTGCTGGCCGGCACGTCCCGGATCCGGGTGCTGCCCGCGGTGGCGTGCCTGCCGCTGCGGCCGCCGGCCGCGCTCGCCAAGGCGATCGCGACGATGGACCGGCTCAGCGGAGGCCGCGCCGAGCTCGGTCTCGGCACGGGGATGGAGCCGGGCGGCGTGGAGGCCTACGGCGGGCCGCGCCTGGACGGCGCGGCGTCGCGGCGCGCCCTGGAGGAGGCCGTGCAGCTCATCCGGCTGCACTGGAGCGACCAGAACGGGCTGCGGTTCGCGGGCGAGCACTACCGGTTCGCGGCGGCGCAGGCGGGCCCGGCGCCCGCGCACCAGATCGGCATCTGGCTCGGCGTCACCGGTCCGCGCGGCCTCGACCTCGCCGGGAGGGTCGCCGACGGCTGGATCGCGCCGTCGTCGCTCGTCCCGCCGAAGCGGCTCGCGGACGGGCAGCGCCGCATCGACGAGGCCGCGCTGAGGGCCGGCCGCGGGCCCGGCGAGATCCGCCGCGTCTACGTCCTCGAAGGGGAGGTCGACGGGCGGGAGTCGCGGGGCTTCCTGCACGGCCCGCCGCGCCAGTGGATCTACGAGCTGACGGAGCTGGCCGTCGGGCACGGCGTCGACTCGTTCCTGTACGGCGGCGACCCCGAGCAGCTCCCGGTGTTCGCCCTGGAGATCGTGCCGGCCGTCCGGGAGCAGGTCACCCGCGAACGGGCCGGAACCGCCCAGGGGCCCGCACAGGGGCCCGTGCAGAGGGAGGCCCGGCCGGAGGCTCCGCCCCAGGCAGGCCGTCCGTCGCCGCACGGCACGGGCGTGCCGTGA
- a CDS encoding acyl-CoA dehydrogenase family protein, with protein sequence MSQRTHEHVDERTARKVAEEAREAEWRLPSFGKQLFLGDLRLDLIHPHPRPSPEQRAKGEAFLARLSAFCAAEVDPARIEREARIPDEVVRGLRDLGALGMKIPEKYGGLGLSQLYYGRALMVAGSVSPALGALLSAHQSIGVPQPVKMFGTPEQKDAWLPRCAREVSAFLLTEPDVGSDPARLRATAVPDGDDYVLDGVKLWTTNGVVADLVVVMARVPKSDGHRGGISAFIVDMATPGITVENRNAFMGLRGIENGVTRFHGVRVPKANLIGAEGAGLKIALTTLNTGRLSLPAICAAGGKWAAGVARQWSRERVQWGRPVGEHEAVATKIAFIAATAYAMEAMLDLSGQLADDERGDIRIEAALAKLWSSEMACRVADELVQLRGGRGYETAESLAARGERGVPAEQLLRDLRINRIFEGSSEIMHLLIAREAVDAHLSVAGDIIDPDASTGRKARAAAKAGGFYARWLPTLVTGAGHRPNAYAEFGPLARHLRYVERASRKLARSTFYAAGRWQGGLEYRQGFLGRMVDIGAELFAMSAVCVRAHADASAEGPLGSMGANGTGPATAPGKSALLLADAFCRQARVRVEELFDGLWRNTDAMDVRLARAVLAGNFAWVEEGVLDPSIPGPWIAPSEPGPSERDDVHRTIG encoded by the coding sequence ATGAGCCAGCGAACCCACGAGCACGTCGACGAGCGGACGGCCCGCAAGGTGGCCGAGGAGGCCCGGGAGGCCGAGTGGCGGCTGCCGAGCTTCGGCAAGCAGCTGTTCCTGGGCGACCTGCGCCTCGACCTGATCCATCCGCATCCCCGCCCGTCGCCGGAGCAGCGGGCTAAGGGCGAGGCGTTCCTCGCCCGGCTCTCCGCGTTCTGCGCGGCCGAGGTCGACCCGGCGCGGATCGAACGGGAGGCGCGCATCCCCGACGAGGTCGTGCGGGGCCTGCGCGACCTCGGCGCGCTCGGCATGAAGATCCCCGAGAAGTACGGGGGGCTCGGGCTCAGCCAGCTCTACTACGGCCGCGCGCTGATGGTCGCGGGGTCGGTCAGCCCGGCGCTCGGCGCGCTGCTGTCGGCGCACCAGTCGATCGGCGTCCCGCAGCCGGTCAAGATGTTCGGGACGCCCGAGCAGAAGGACGCGTGGCTGCCGCGCTGCGCCCGCGAGGTCAGCGCGTTCCTGCTCACCGAGCCCGACGTCGGCTCCGACCCGGCGCGGCTGCGCGCCACCGCCGTCCCCGACGGCGACGACTACGTCCTCGACGGCGTCAAGCTGTGGACGACCAACGGCGTCGTCGCCGACCTCGTCGTGGTGATGGCGCGCGTGCCGAAGTCCGACGGGCACCGCGGCGGCATCTCCGCGTTCATCGTGGACATGGCCACGCCCGGCATCACCGTCGAGAACCGCAACGCGTTCATGGGGCTGCGCGGCATCGAGAACGGCGTCACGCGGTTCCACGGCGTGCGGGTCCCGAAGGCGAACCTGATCGGCGCGGAGGGCGCGGGCCTGAAGATCGCGCTGACCACGCTCAACACCGGGCGGCTGTCGCTGCCCGCCATCTGCGCGGCGGGCGGCAAGTGGGCCGCCGGGGTCGCACGGCAGTGGTCGAGGGAGCGGGTGCAGTGGGGGCGGCCGGTCGGCGAGCACGAGGCCGTCGCCACCAAGATCGCATTCATCGCCGCGACGGCGTACGCGATGGAGGCGATGCTCGACCTGTCCGGGCAGCTCGCCGACGACGAGCGGGGTGACATCCGGATCGAGGCCGCCCTGGCGAAGCTGTGGTCGTCGGAGATGGCGTGCCGCGTCGCCGACGAACTGGTGCAGCTGCGCGGGGGGCGCGGCTACGAGACGGCCGAGTCGCTCGCGGCGCGCGGCGAGCGCGGCGTGCCCGCCGAGCAGCTGCTGCGCGACCTGCGCATCAACCGGATCTTCGAGGGCTCCAGCGAGATCATGCACCTGCTGATCGCCCGCGAGGCCGTCGACGCGCACCTGTCGGTGGCCGGGGACATCATCGACCCGGACGCCTCCACCGGCCGGAAGGCGCGGGCCGCGGCGAAGGCGGGCGGGTTCTACGCGCGCTGGCTGCCGACCCTCGTCACCGGCGCCGGGCACCGCCCGAACGCCTACGCCGAGTTCGGTCCGCTGGCCCGGCACCTGCGGTACGTCGAGCGGGCGTCCCGCAAGCTCGCCCGGTCCACCTTCTACGCGGCGGGACGCTGGCAGGGCGGCCTGGAGTACCGGCAGGGGTTCCTCGGCCGCATGGTCGACATCGGCGCCGAGCTGTTCGCGATGAGCGCGGTCTGCGTCCGCGCCCACGCCGACGCCTCCGCGGAGGGGCCGCTCGGCAGCATGGGCGCGAACGGCACCGGGCCTGCCACGGCGCCCGGCAAGTCCGCCCTCCTGCTCGCCGACGCCTTCTGCCGGCAGGCGCGCGTCCGCGTCGAGGAGCTGTTCGACGGGCTGTGGCGCAACACCGACGCGATGGACGTGAGGCTGGCGCGGGCCGTCCTCGCCGGGAACTTCGCCTGGGTGGAGGAGGGCGTCCTGGACCCGTCCATCCCGGGGCCGTGGATCGCGCCGTCCGAGCCGGGCCCGAGCGAGCGGGACGACGTGCACCGGACCATCGGCTGA
- the argS gene encoding arginine--tRNA ligase has translation MPDPQLVLAARVQAALSAAFGPSYADTDPVIRPSQFADLQANVALPLAKKLGRKPRDVAEAITAHLDTAGVVSQVQVSGPGFINLTLSDGWIAGEAQRALEDERLAVPLADKPQKVVVEYSSPNVAKEMHVGHLRTTIVGDAIARILAFLGHEVVRDNHVGDWGTPFGMLIEHLLDLGEDAAARDDSSVSDLTAFYQAAREKFDGDEAFADRSRRRVVALQAGDAETLRLWNVLVDVSKRYFNSVYGRLGVTLTDDDIKGESYYNDLLAPTARELEGKGIAVISDGALCAFPPGFTGREGEPLPVIIRKSDGGYNYSTTDLATIRYRVDTEHVDRMVYVVGAPQSLHFQMVFAVARMAGWLNDEVKAEHAQIGNVLGTDGKILRTRAGGTVKLAELLDEAVERAGAVFDEIQHDEPFDDATRAEIVQAVGMGAVKYADLSVARDSEYTFDFDRMISFNGKTGPYLQYAAARIRSIFRKGGLAPEDATGPITLTHPAERALALELLGFGAVLKQAGETAEPHRLASYVYSVADAYTTFYENCPVLKAPDEETRASRLALCAATLRTLVTGLGLLGVPTPERM, from the coding sequence ATGCCCGATCCGCAACTCGTACTCGCCGCCCGGGTCCAGGCCGCGCTGAGCGCCGCCTTCGGACCGTCGTACGCGGACACCGACCCGGTCATCCGGCCGTCGCAGTTCGCCGACCTTCAGGCCAACGTGGCGCTGCCGCTGGCCAAGAAGCTGGGCCGCAAGCCGCGAGACGTGGCGGAGGCGATCACCGCGCACCTCGACACGGCGGGCGTCGTGTCGCAGGTCCAGGTCAGCGGTCCCGGGTTCATCAACCTGACGCTCAGCGACGGGTGGATCGCCGGCGAGGCGCAGCGGGCCCTGGAGGACGAGCGGCTCGCCGTCCCCCTCGCGGACAAGCCGCAGAAGGTCGTCGTCGAGTACTCCTCCCCGAACGTGGCGAAGGAGATGCACGTCGGGCACCTGCGGACCACGATCGTCGGCGACGCGATCGCGCGGATCCTGGCGTTCCTCGGGCACGAGGTCGTCCGCGACAACCACGTCGGCGACTGGGGCACCCCGTTCGGCATGCTGATCGAGCACCTGCTCGACCTCGGCGAGGACGCCGCCGCGCGGGACGACTCGTCCGTCAGCGACCTGACCGCCTTCTACCAGGCCGCGCGGGAGAAGTTCGACGGCGACGAGGCGTTCGCCGACCGGTCCCGGCGCAGGGTCGTCGCGCTCCAGGCGGGCGACGCCGAGACGCTGCGGCTCTGGAACGTCCTCGTCGACGTGTCGAAGCGGTACTTCAACTCCGTCTACGGGCGGCTCGGCGTCACCCTCACCGACGACGACATCAAGGGCGAGAGCTACTACAACGACCTGCTGGCCCCGACCGCGCGGGAGCTGGAGGGCAAGGGCATCGCGGTGATCAGCGACGGGGCGCTGTGCGCGTTCCCGCCCGGGTTCACCGGCCGGGAGGGCGAGCCCCTCCCAGTGATCATCCGCAAGAGCGACGGCGGCTACAACTACTCCACCACCGACCTCGCCACGATCCGGTACCGGGTCGACACCGAGCACGTCGACCGGATGGTCTACGTGGTCGGGGCGCCGCAGTCGCTGCACTTCCAGATGGTGTTCGCCGTCGCGCGCATGGCGGGCTGGCTGAACGACGAGGTGAAGGCCGAGCACGCGCAGATCGGCAACGTCCTCGGCACCGACGGCAAGATCCTGCGGACCCGGGCCGGCGGCACCGTCAAGCTGGCGGAGCTGCTGGACGAGGCGGTCGAGCGGGCCGGGGCCGTGTTCGACGAGATCCAGCACGACGAGCCGTTCGACGACGCCACGCGGGCCGAGATCGTCCAGGCGGTCGGCATGGGCGCGGTGAAGTACGCCGACCTGTCGGTGGCGCGCGACAGCGAGTACACCTTCGACTTCGACCGGATGATCTCGTTCAACGGCAAGACCGGCCCGTACCTGCAGTACGCGGCCGCGCGGATCCGGTCGATCTTCCGCAAGGGCGGCCTGGCCCCCGAGGACGCGACCGGCCCGATCACGCTCACCCATCCGGCCGAGCGGGCGCTGGCGCTGGAGCTGCTCGGGTTCGGCGCCGTGCTGAAGCAGGCCGGCGAGACCGCCGAGCCGCACCGGCTGGCGAGCTACGTCTACTCGGTCGCCGACGCGTACACGACGTTCTACGAGAACTGCCCGGTGCTGAAGGCTCCCGACGAGGAGACCAGGGCGTCGCGGCTGGCGCTGTGCGCGGCGACGCTGCGCACGCTCGTCACCGGCCTCGGCCTCCTCGGCGTCCCCACCCCCGAGCGCATGTGA
- the plsX gene encoding phosphate acyltransferase PlsX produces MGGDHAPEEIIAGAVAAVREHGVRLVLVGRAARIRRELDLHGVLGTIPIVNADEALDMGEGALASWRKPRSSIAIACHLIKQGRASALVSAGSTAGVVATSRLRLKGQQGVMRPAIAVALPTRPHPTILLDAGATADVKPEGLVQFAALGTAYAQILLGVDRPSVGLLNIGAEPGKGNKLTKRAHELLATGSHGIEFAGNVEGHDLLSGRVDVVVADGFTGNVALKAVEGTIATAFAEIREAMTSTPAARMGALLQRRRLQDLRDRLDPDTYGGGVLLGLNGTVVIAHGASRARAVTSACDLAHRLAAGRIVERIREQVAATRTSRFGRWTHGERDGDKPAERPADRPGDTAPEVPSPAADTVPDRKEPPAGH; encoded by the coding sequence ATGGGCGGCGACCACGCCCCCGAGGAGATCATCGCGGGGGCGGTGGCCGCGGTCCGCGAGCACGGCGTCCGGCTGGTGCTGGTCGGGCGGGCGGCGCGGATCCGGCGGGAGCTGGACCTGCACGGCGTCCTCGGCACGATCCCCATCGTGAACGCTGACGAGGCCCTGGACATGGGCGAGGGCGCGCTGGCGAGCTGGCGCAAGCCCCGCTCGTCCATCGCGATCGCCTGCCACCTGATCAAGCAGGGGCGGGCGTCGGCGCTGGTGTCGGCGGGCAGCACCGCCGGGGTGGTGGCGACGTCGCGGCTGCGGCTCAAGGGCCAGCAGGGCGTGATGCGGCCGGCGATCGCCGTGGCGCTGCCGACGCGGCCGCACCCCACGATCCTGCTGGACGCGGGCGCCACCGCGGACGTCAAGCCGGAGGGGCTCGTCCAGTTCGCCGCGCTCGGCACCGCGTACGCGCAGATCCTCCTCGGCGTGGACCGCCCGTCGGTGGGGCTGCTCAACATCGGCGCCGAGCCGGGCAAGGGCAACAAGCTCACCAAGCGGGCGCACGAGCTGCTCGCGACCGGCAGCCACGGCATCGAGTTCGCCGGGAACGTGGAGGGCCACGACCTGCTGAGCGGGCGCGTCGACGTCGTCGTCGCCGACGGGTTCACCGGGAACGTCGCGCTCAAGGCCGTGGAGGGCACCATCGCCACCGCGTTCGCGGAGATCCGCGAGGCGATGACCTCCACCCCCGCCGCGCGCATGGGCGCGCTGCTGCAGCGGCGCCGCCTCCAGGACCTGCGCGACCGCCTCGACCCCGACACCTACGGCGGCGGCGTCCTGCTCGGCCTGAACGGGACGGTCGTGATCGCGCACGGCGCCTCCCGGGCCCGCGCCGTCACCTCGGCCTGCGACCTGGCGCACCGGCTGGCCGCCGGACGCATCGTCGAGCGGATCCGCGAGCAGGTCGCCGCGACCCGCACATCCCGGTTCGGGCGCTGGACGCACGGCGAGCGCGACGGCGACAAGCCCGCCGAGAGGCCGGCGGACCGGCCCGGCGACACGGCCCCGGAGGTCCCCTCCCCCGCCGCCGACACCGTCCCCGACCGCAAAGAGCCGCCCGCCGGGCACTAG
- a CDS encoding ATP-binding protein: MAHEKGEVRCDQHFVTNAVLHAGEGEIRVRFTREADGVLLEVWDACDRRPVRRPPPAATAAGGPPEAAAPGPGDDDGMGGRGLMIVDALAAQCGVVPTVPRGKWVWARIAV, encoded by the coding sequence ATGGCCCACGAGAAAGGCGAGGTGCGGTGTGACCAGCATTTCGTGACGAACGCGGTCCTGCACGCGGGCGAGGGAGAGATCCGCGTGCGGTTCACCCGGGAGGCGGACGGCGTCCTGCTGGAGGTGTGGGACGCCTGCGACCGGCGGCCGGTGCGCAGGCCGCCCCCGGCGGCGACGGCCGCCGGAGGCCCGCCGGAGGCCGCGGCCCCCGGCCCCGGTGACGACGACGGGATGGGCGGCCGCGGCCTGATGATCGTCGATGCGCTGGCGGCGCAGTGCGGCGTGGTTCCCACCGTTCCGCGCGGCAAATGGGTCTGGGCCCGGATCGCGGTGTGA
- a CDS encoding SigE family RNA polymerase sigma factor, giving the protein MEQSGSARSSSRDEEFTAYVTARMVWLRRVAYLLCQDWHRADDLVQSAITRLYLHWRKASAAENVDGYARTVLVRVFLAEQRGGWRQRVRVVERIPDEAAESADHAGRIDLRAALAALPPRQRAAVVLRFYCDLSIEQAADVLGCSAGTVKSQTARGLDALRRALEPARDLAEGERLA; this is encoded by the coding sequence GTGGAACAGTCGGGAAGCGCGCGGTCCTCGAGCCGTGACGAGGAGTTCACCGCCTACGTGACGGCGCGGATGGTGTGGTTACGCCGGGTCGCCTACCTGCTGTGCCAGGACTGGCACCGGGCGGACGACCTCGTCCAGTCCGCGATCACGCGCCTGTACCTGCACTGGCGGAAGGCGTCGGCGGCCGAGAACGTCGACGGGTACGCGCGGACGGTGCTGGTCAGGGTGTTCCTCGCCGAGCAGCGGGGCGGGTGGCGGCAGCGGGTCCGGGTCGTCGAGCGGATCCCGGACGAGGCCGCCGAGTCCGCCGACCACGCGGGCCGGATCGATCTGAGGGCGGCGCTGGCGGCGCTGCCGCCGAGGCAGCGGGCCGCCGTGGTGCTGCGGTTCTACTGCGACCTGTCCATCGAGCAGGCCGCCGACGTCCTCGGCTGCTCGGCGGGGACCGTCAAGAGCCAGACCGCGCGCGGCCTGGACGCGCTCCGGCGCGCGCTGGAGCCGGCACGGGATCTCGCGGAAGGGGAGAGGCTGGCATGA